In Desulfosediminicola ganghwensis, a single window of DNA contains:
- a CDS encoding MarR family winged helix-turn-helix transcriptional regulator codes for MKYIDKQPFGFYIAMLFRLSRTNIEPLARTLGLTGSQIPFMASIFKSPGINQDEISAIHYIDKAATARQLSKLEESDFIVRKTDPANRRKKQVFPTEHALSKEAEFWQMLSESNQRSLDGLSQQECQQFTKLLAKALHNQIHYYQKTQ; via the coding sequence ATGAAATACATCGACAAACAACCATTCGGCTTTTACATCGCAATGCTCTTTCGACTGAGCCGAACCAACATTGAACCCCTGGCCCGGACTTTGGGCTTAACCGGGAGCCAAATCCCCTTTATGGCCTCCATTTTCAAGAGCCCGGGCATAAACCAGGACGAAATTTCAGCTATCCACTATATTGATAAAGCGGCAACAGCGCGTCAACTCAGTAAGCTGGAAGAATCTGACTTCATTGTGCGAAAGACAGATCCTGCTAATCGCAGAAAAAAACAGGTCTTCCCCACTGAACACGCTCTTTCAAAAGAGGCTGAGTTCTGGCAGATGCTGAGCGAGAGTAACCAGCGCTCCCTTGATGGTTTGAGCCAACAGGAATGTCAGCAGTTCACCAAACTTCTTGCCAAAGCACTCCATAATCAAATTCACTATTACCAAAAAACGCAATAG
- a CDS encoding RluA family pseudouridine synthase, protein MMKKTRTRTRPEKKTKKSDTFTVTSQGPLLESLVTAFPGKSRKLLKAVLRDSQIKVNNRTVTQFDHPLKPGQVVEVSWDKSSPQKRPHGLNIIFEDDDIIVVNKPAGLLTVATDKEKRKTAYSLLSEYVKTEDPDNKIFIVHRIDRETSGLLLFAKNEKIKLKIQETWISTIKERTYIAAVEGEVKRESGTITSYLNESKAFIVYSSQNPRVGKKAVTHYKTLKSNKDFSLLQVNLETGRKHQIRVHMQDIGHPVVGDIKYGSRIKPIGRLGLHAQGLVFTHPKTNELCSFETGIPEKFNQLFKQNQK, encoded by the coding sequence ATGATGAAAAAGACCAGAACACGAACCCGGCCAGAGAAAAAGACAAAAAAATCCGACACTTTTACTGTTACCAGCCAAGGTCCGCTGCTTGAAAGCCTTGTTACCGCCTTTCCCGGTAAAAGTCGTAAACTCCTCAAAGCGGTTTTGCGTGATAGTCAGATAAAGGTAAATAACAGAACAGTTACCCAGTTCGACCATCCCTTAAAGCCAGGCCAGGTGGTAGAGGTGAGCTGGGACAAATCGTCTCCGCAGAAGCGTCCTCACGGACTCAACATAATCTTTGAGGATGATGATATTATCGTCGTCAACAAACCTGCGGGTTTGCTCACCGTCGCAACAGACAAGGAAAAGCGTAAAACCGCTTATTCTCTGCTCAGTGAATATGTGAAAACTGAAGATCCTGATAATAAAATTTTCATAGTCCACCGGATTGACAGGGAAACATCAGGCCTGCTGCTTTTTGCCAAGAACGAAAAAATAAAGCTCAAGATTCAGGAAACATGGATCTCGACTATCAAGGAGCGTACCTATATAGCCGCTGTAGAAGGTGAAGTTAAACGTGAAAGCGGAACAATCACCTCCTACCTGAATGAAAGTAAAGCCTTTATCGTCTACTCTTCACAAAATCCGCGAGTAGGCAAGAAAGCTGTCACCCATTATAAGACGCTCAAAAGTAACAAAGATTTCTCTCTGCTGCAGGTGAATCTCGAAACCGGCAGAAAACATCAGATTCGTGTGCACATGCAGGATATCGGACACCCGGTTGTTGGCGATATAAAGTATGGTTCTAGAATAAAACCTATCGGACGTCTCGGCCTGCACGCCCAGGGACTTGTTTTCACCCATCCGAAAACCAATGAACTGTGCAGTTTTGAGACAGGGATCCCGGAAAAATTCAATCAACTCTTCAAGCAGAATCAGAAATAG
- a CDS encoding DEAD/DEAH box helicase translates to MSFSSLELSEPLLRAIDEQGYTTPTPVQNKAIPAVLSGRDVMAAAQTGTGKTAGFTLPIMQLLATGPGVRSNHIRALILVPTRELAMQVGEALADYGRYLPLSSAVVYGGAKINPQMMRLRRGIDILVATPGRLLDLYRQNAVKFDQLQVLVLDEADKMLNLGFKDEIDEILALLPRRRQNLLFSATFSAEIRALSTTLLHRPVQIEVNQRNSAAKSVKQWLIEVDKSKKPDLLCHLLQNNDWDQVLAFSRTKKGADQLVRKLTGKGVSALAIHGDKSQGARNRALADFKDGSIRVLVATDIASRGIDITELSCVINVDLPKVAEDYVHRVGRTGRAGKEGVAISLVSADEVQLLTAIETLIRQLLTREVTTGFVPHHGVPLTHLQQPKPKKPKKPKKQGVKSQAQNQKGSSAKSGGSRENSSEKENPRQRGRAARGAGSPQGKSGGRRNSKSQDEVTIAKSCKPGSGRRNTRRKKR, encoded by the coding sequence ATGTCATTTTCTTCACTAGAGCTCTCTGAGCCTCTTCTTCGTGCTATTGATGAACAGGGTTACACGACACCGACCCCAGTTCAGAATAAGGCCATTCCAGCTGTTCTTTCAGGCAGGGATGTTATGGCCGCTGCCCAGACCGGTACCGGTAAAACTGCAGGTTTTACGCTGCCGATCATGCAACTGTTAGCCACCGGGCCAGGTGTGCGATCGAACCACATTCGCGCATTGATACTGGTTCCCACCCGCGAACTTGCCATGCAGGTTGGTGAAGCTCTTGCCGACTACGGCAGATATCTGCCGCTGAGCAGCGCTGTTGTGTACGGCGGCGCAAAAATTAATCCGCAGATGATGAGACTGCGCCGCGGTATTGACATTCTTGTCGCCACACCCGGCCGCCTGCTCGATCTTTATCGCCAGAATGCGGTGAAGTTTGATCAGCTTCAGGTACTGGTTCTGGATGAAGCGGATAAGATGCTCAACCTCGGCTTTAAAGATGAGATTGATGAAATCCTCGCGCTGTTACCACGAAGACGACAGAATCTTTTGTTCTCAGCGACCTTTTCAGCAGAAATCCGGGCGCTCTCCACAACACTTCTCCACCGCCCGGTTCAGATAGAAGTCAACCAGCGTAATTCAGCGGCCAAGAGTGTCAAACAGTGGTTGATCGAGGTCGACAAGAGCAAAAAGCCCGATCTGCTCTGCCATCTCCTGCAAAACAATGACTGGGATCAGGTACTGGCATTCAGCCGGACTAAAAAAGGCGCTGATCAATTGGTCAGAAAACTCACGGGGAAAGGTGTTTCCGCCCTGGCGATTCATGGTGATAAAAGCCAGGGAGCGCGTAACCGGGCTCTTGCTGATTTTAAAGATGGGTCAATCCGTGTTCTGGTAGCCACGGATATTGCCTCGCGAGGTATTGATATCACGGAACTCAGTTGTGTTATCAATGTCGATCTGCCGAAGGTGGCCGAAGACTATGTTCATCGCGTCGGTCGTACCGGTCGTGCTGGTAAAGAAGGTGTTGCGATATCTCTGGTCAGTGCCGATGAAGTCCAGCTTCTTACCGCAATCGAGACCCTTATTCGCCAACTCCTGACCCGTGAGGTTACAACCGGCTTTGTTCCCCACCACGGTGTCCCTCTGACCCATTTGCAGCAACCGAAGCCTAAAAAGCCCAAAAAACCGAAAAAGCAGGGTGTAAAGAGTCAGGCCCAGAATCAAAAGGGCAGTTCCGCAAAAAGCGGAGGGAGCCGGGAAAACAGTTCCGAAAAAGAAAACCCGCGGCAACGAGGCAGGGCAGCACGGGGGGCGGGGAGCCCGCAGGGCAAATCAGGGGGGAGACGAAACAGTAAATCCCAGGATGAGGTCACAATAGCCAAATCCTGCAAGCCCGGTTCAGGTAGGCGTAACACGCGAAGGAAAAAACGGTGA
- a CDS encoding NUDIX hydrolase produces MTQEEIVQIVDSNNIPIDAVPRSIMRAQKLIHRACYILVLNRADELFLQKRTLTKDIYPGYWSVAAGGVVQAGESYEDSARRELFEELGITAPLNVLFDHFYDREDNRVWGRIYWCRHEGPFTLQAEEIEYGEFHSLSQILEISKKEPVTPDGIEIIHRLRDEEIDFI; encoded by the coding sequence ATGACACAAGAAGAAATAGTACAGATCGTTGATTCAAACAACATTCCCATTGATGCGGTACCACGCTCAATTATGCGGGCACAGAAGCTTATTCATCGGGCATGCTACATCCTGGTGCTCAACAGAGCGGACGAACTTTTTCTCCAGAAACGTACCTTGACCAAGGATATCTACCCCGGTTACTGGAGTGTTGCGGCAGGAGGCGTGGTGCAGGCAGGAGAATCGTATGAAGATTCTGCCAGAAGGGAACTTTTTGAGGAACTTGGCATCACCGCTCCCCTCAACGTTCTATTCGACCACTTCTATGACCGGGAGGACAACCGTGTCTGGGGGCGAATATATTGGTGTCGCCATGAAGGACCGTTCACCCTTCAGGCAGAGGAAATTGAATACGGGGAGTTTCATTCTCTCAGCCAGATCCTCGAAATCAGTAAAAAGGAACCTGTTACCCCGGATGGAATCGAGATAATTCATCGGTTACGGGATGAAGAAATCGATTTCATTTGA
- a CDS encoding DMT family transporter → MSVIHLALALVANCAWGFNFIAGKIGTLTFQPLFFTSIRFFFLLLIMLPWLRPAPGHMKPLLKVAFLLGVIHFSMMFIGLNAGGNIASVAITTQLYVPFSAILAAIFLKESFSAIRVVAIFIAFIGILVIGFDPIVFSHLDAVLWVMGAAFAMAVATIMMRQFPNMGVFKLQAWIAAIAAPSLLLLSLIFESGQLQTLADLEIIQLWSPLYSAIGASVLGHGIVYYLLGRYPVSIVTPLLLLAPVLASIFGIWWFGDEIGWKLIVGGTITLLGILLVSVNVDRLMSRLKTRI, encoded by the coding sequence ATGAGCGTCATTCACTTAGCACTCGCCCTGGTAGCCAACTGTGCCTGGGGCTTTAATTTTATTGCCGGCAAAATAGGGACGCTCACCTTTCAGCCCCTCTTTTTCACCAGTATCCGCTTTTTTTTCCTGCTTTTGATCATGCTGCCCTGGCTACGGCCCGCACCCGGCCACATGAAACCCCTTCTAAAGGTCGCTTTTCTGCTGGGTGTTATTCATTTCAGCATGATGTTTATCGGCCTGAACGCAGGCGGCAACATCGCCTCAGTAGCCATTACCACCCAGCTCTATGTGCCGTTTTCCGCTATCCTCGCCGCCATTTTTTTAAAAGAGAGCTTCTCCGCGATACGAGTTGTGGCTATTTTTATAGCTTTCATCGGAATACTGGTAATCGGTTTTGACCCCATAGTTTTCAGTCATCTGGATGCGGTTCTCTGGGTAATGGGAGCTGCCTTTGCAATGGCCGTGGCCACCATCATGATGCGCCAGTTTCCCAATATGGGTGTTTTTAAATTGCAGGCGTGGATCGCCGCAATCGCTGCGCCTTCTTTGTTGCTGCTCAGTTTGATATTTGAATCCGGCCAACTGCAGACCTTGGCAGATCTCGAAATTATTCAGTTATGGTCTCCGCTCTATTCAGCCATCGGCGCATCTGTTCTCGGGCACGGCATCGTCTACTATCTCCTTGGCCGTTACCCTGTTTCGATAGTGACACCGCTGTTACTTCTGGCTCCGGTTCTTGCTTCAATATTCGGTATCTGGTGGTTTGGGGATGAGATCGGCTGGAAGCTTATTGTCGGGGGTACGATAACCCTGCTTGGTATTCTGCTGGTTTCGGTAAATGTTGACCGACTTATGAGCAGGCTCAAGACGAGAATATAG
- a CDS encoding Trp family transcriptional regulator translates to MDTKIKNISSLVNYLLAKKNPEEMEQSLNELLTASELDEIVNRLQIIKMLKKGIPQRKIAEELGVGIATVTRGSNALKKSREK, encoded by the coding sequence ATGGATACAAAAATAAAGAACATTTCAAGTTTAGTCAATTATTTGCTGGCCAAGAAGAATCCCGAAGAGATGGAGCAGTCCCTCAACGAACTGCTAACTGCAAGCGAGTTGGACGAAATAGTTAACCGGCTGCAAATAATAAAAATGTTGAAAAAAGGAATCCCGCAACGCAAGATCGCCGAAGAGCTTGGCGTGGGCATCGCCACGGTGACACGTGGTTCGAATGCTTTAAAGAAGAGTCGGGAAAAATAA
- a CDS encoding branched-chain amino acid ABC transporter permease, translating into MFADLLQYTFSGLTSGAIYALIALGFCVVNNTMKIVNFVQVDFVTLGGMLMFSCLFGAGLPMIPGIFLAVAGVALVAMIVERFGLRPARSNHHLVLIFLTVGLSIILRGIIKLIWGTNRMALPPLTPDVPIAFMGASLLPQALWVMVLTIGAISLLTWFFYRTSLGLSMRAVASNPTAAAVVGIPAGRIRLTSYAIAGALGGLAGVLVTPITTLNYDVGVLLGLKGFAAAILGGFGSFPGAIVGGLCLGLLESLSAGYLSSAYKDVVAFVVLLLVLFVRPKGLFGE; encoded by the coding sequence ATGTTTGCCGATCTACTGCAATATACCTTTTCAGGGCTGACAAGTGGCGCAATTTATGCGCTGATAGCTCTGGGTTTCTGTGTGGTCAATAATACCATGAAGATCGTCAATTTCGTACAGGTGGATTTTGTGACCCTGGGTGGAATGTTGATGTTCTCATGTCTCTTTGGTGCCGGATTGCCTATGATTCCAGGCATTTTTCTTGCTGTGGCCGGAGTGGCATTAGTGGCGATGATTGTGGAACGCTTCGGGCTTCGGCCTGCGAGATCGAACCATCATCTGGTACTGATCTTTCTCACCGTGGGGCTTTCCATAATATTGCGGGGAATCATCAAGTTGATCTGGGGCACGAACCGGATGGCTCTGCCGCCTTTGACACCTGATGTGCCTATCGCTTTTATGGGGGCGAGCCTTTTGCCCCAGGCGCTCTGGGTGATGGTGCTAACCATTGGCGCGATCAGTCTGCTCACCTGGTTTTTCTATCGAACATCGCTCGGATTGTCAATGCGGGCTGTTGCTTCCAACCCCACAGCGGCCGCTGTAGTTGGTATCCCGGCCGGTCGAATCCGTCTGACCAGTTACGCCATTGCCGGTGCTTTGGGTGGTCTGGCGGGTGTACTTGTCACACCGATTACCACCCTCAATTACGATGTTGGGGTGCTGCTGGGGTTAAAAGGTTTTGCTGCGGCCATCCTGGGCGGTTTCGGCTCATTTCCCGGGGCAATTGTGGGAGGTCTCTGTCTTGGTCTGCTAGAGTCCCTTTCAGCCGGCTATCTTTCCAGCGCCTATAAGGATGTGGTGGCTTTTGTGGTGTTGTTGCTGGTGCTTTTTGTGCGGCCTAAGGGATTGTTTGGAGAGTGA
- a CDS encoding thiamine pyrophosphate-dependent enzyme yields MTTELLMGNDAIGRGLIEAGCQVAAAYPGTPSTEILQSVINRRDEAVDPLHVEWSVNEKIAFEVALAASYTGKRSAAVMKQVGLNVAADPFMRTAYLGVKGGMLTIVADDPGPHSSQNEQDTRLFCLQGRVPVLDPSSPAEAKAMVEPAFALSEKYEMNVVLRPTTRVCHSRQSVALTTPLGPDRKSEFVPDTGRFCATPAFLPGLHKALNAKLEQIAKEPDWQPKMVEGDGSNKGLALVASGIAYANLVDLLAELELTGTVDLYQVLMPYPLNPDFIDTLQNSYTKVLVLEETYPVIEMQLAHPGAAGKLSGAVPKEGELTPDVLYTALADFLGLERQQNEAVQARGQRPSLCPGCPHRAAFYSIKKTFPDGIFPSDIGCYTLGMNLEAVHTVHCMGACISQGAGFYQAYRQDGGATPTVVVTIGDSTFFHAGIPALINAVVQDARIIVVILDNATTAMTGGQPVPHMGIAAGGRKTKAIAIMPLVKAAGVEFIESCDPYHQARFEELLRKADEHTRHENGGVAVLIAKHGCLMDPAVRKAQEAAPVQITEDCLGCGQCVEIFECPALSMDKENETARVDGDRCHGCGTCIAVCPAQAIVEGGMI; encoded by the coding sequence ATGACAACTGAATTATTGATGGGTAATGATGCCATTGGCCGCGGGCTGATAGAGGCTGGTTGCCAGGTTGCGGCGGCGTACCCCGGAACACCTTCTACTGAGATTTTACAGTCGGTGATCAATAGGCGGGATGAAGCTGTCGATCCACTGCATGTGGAGTGGTCGGTAAATGAGAAGATCGCTTTTGAAGTGGCGCTGGCGGCAAGTTACACCGGCAAGCGTTCTGCAGCGGTAATGAAGCAGGTTGGCCTCAATGTTGCGGCCGACCCCTTTATGCGCACCGCCTATCTCGGTGTGAAAGGCGGCATGCTCACCATTGTGGCTGATGACCCTGGCCCCCATAGCTCCCAGAACGAGCAGGATACCAGATTATTCTGTCTGCAGGGCAGGGTGCCGGTGCTTGACCCGTCGAGCCCGGCCGAGGCCAAGGCGATGGTTGAACCAGCTTTTGCCTTATCTGAAAAATATGAGATGAATGTGGTTCTCAGGCCAACGACGAGGGTCTGCCATTCTCGCCAAAGTGTTGCGCTTACAACTCCTTTGGGGCCTGATCGAAAATCGGAATTCGTACCGGATACCGGCCGGTTTTGTGCCACACCAGCGTTTTTGCCGGGGCTTCATAAAGCACTGAATGCAAAACTGGAGCAGATAGCCAAAGAGCCTGACTGGCAGCCGAAAATGGTAGAGGGGGACGGCAGTAATAAAGGTTTGGCCCTGGTAGCTTCCGGTATCGCCTATGCGAACCTGGTCGATCTGCTGGCAGAACTCGAACTGACTGGTACTGTCGATCTGTATCAGGTGTTGATGCCATACCCGCTGAACCCGGATTTCATTGATACGCTGCAAAACTCGTATACAAAAGTCCTGGTACTGGAAGAGACCTACCCGGTGATTGAGATGCAACTTGCTCACCCGGGGGCTGCAGGCAAACTGAGTGGTGCGGTCCCGAAGGAAGGGGAGTTGACTCCTGATGTCCTGTACACCGCACTGGCAGATTTTCTCGGCTTGGAGAGGCAGCAAAACGAAGCTGTACAGGCACGTGGTCAGCGTCCGTCACTCTGCCCGGGGTGCCCGCATCGAGCCGCGTTTTACTCTATCAAGAAAACCTTCCCCGATGGCATCTTTCCCTCCGATATCGGCTGTTACACCCTCGGCATGAATCTCGAGGCGGTACATACCGTCCATTGCATGGGGGCCTGTATCAGCCAGGGGGCCGGGTTTTATCAGGCGTACCGGCAGGATGGTGGAGCAACACCGACTGTGGTGGTGACCATTGGCGACTCAACCTTCTTCCATGCAGGAATCCCGGCGCTTATCAATGCTGTAGTACAGGATGCGCGCATTATCGTGGTGATTCTCGATAATGCCACCACAGCCATGACCGGTGGTCAGCCGGTACCGCATATGGGGATTGCTGCAGGTGGCAGGAAGACCAAGGCAATTGCCATCATGCCGTTAGTGAAGGCCGCCGGGGTTGAATTCATTGAAAGTTGCGACCCATATCACCAGGCACGTTTCGAAGAACTGCTGCGTAAGGCGGATGAACATACTCGTCATGAAAATGGTGGAGTGGCGGTGCTGATTGCAAAGCATGGCTGCCTGATGGACCCGGCGGTACGAAAAGCGCAGGAGGCTGCACCGGTGCAAATCACCGAAGATTGCCTGGGGTGTGGTCAGTGCGTTGAGATCTTTGAGTGTCCAGCACTTTCCATGGACAAGGAAAATGAGACAGCCCGGGTGGATGGGGATCGCTGTCATGGTTGCGGCACCTGTATCGCAGTTTGCCCGGCCCAGGCCATTGTAGAGGGGGGAATGATATGA
- a CDS encoding 2-oxoacid:acceptor oxidoreductase family protein: protein MKQQIVVSGIGGQGVLFLTRVIAQVAVDQGIPVLTSESHGMAQRGGTVLSTLKIGNFAAPLIRTGQADVALFLWDANLPVHQPLMKEGGALFINSNTEGVGERIDASAIAREMGKAVLSNLVLLGRAVNSNALFCTEGQCLEAIEKLAPPKFVEQNLQAFQAGLRN from the coding sequence ATGAAGCAGCAGATAGTGGTAAGCGGAATCGGTGGCCAGGGCGTGCTCTTTCTTACCCGGGTGATTGCCCAGGTTGCCGTGGACCAGGGAATACCTGTATTGACCTCAGAGAGCCACGGTATGGCCCAGCGTGGCGGTACCGTGCTCTCGACCCTGAAGATCGGTAATTTCGCAGCTCCCTTGATCCGCACAGGGCAGGCCGATGTGGCGCTGTTTCTCTGGGATGCCAATTTACCGGTGCATCAGCCGTTGATGAAAGAGGGAGGTGCACTTTTCATAAATTCCAATACTGAAGGGGTTGGCGAGCGTATCGACGCTTCGGCTATAGCCAGGGAAATGGGTAAGGCGGTACTCTCAAACCTGGTGCTGCTGGGCAGGGCAGTCAACAGTAACGCCCTGTTCTGTACGGAGGGGCAGTGTCTTGAGGCTATCGAAAAACTTGCCCCACCAAAGTTTGTAGAGCAGAACCTGCAGGCATTTCAGGCCGGGCTGAGAAACTGA
- a CDS encoding branched-chain amino acid ABC transporter permease codes for MSAREKLFYSVYQHRTGLTVLLVSAVLLVYPLFEDNPYTLGISNLIAINVIVVLGLNLFIGYAGQISLGHAAFFGLGAYGSAIATTTFGISPWPAMLLVATVVGLMALVLGIPILRLSGHYLAMATLGFNFTVHAVFLEWDELTGGPSGFYGIPYLGFGDFRFDDEVRLHYLLWGCAILCLLLCLNLVRSGVGRGFAALAEDETAAAALGVDTRSAKVKVFVLSAVMASFAGSLFAHCYSFISPDSFGIFTSTDMVIMVVVGGMGSIWGSLLGAGLITILPEFMDIFETYKDFVHGAILVLVLMFLPQGLVSGIAHEFRVRMTLRKHAKDQAAGKKVEHNTQLKNSDMSRSIYKEGQKNVAA; via the coding sequence ATGTCGGCTAGAGAAAAACTATTTTACTCTGTCTATCAGCACCGAACCGGGCTGACTGTCTTGCTGGTATCTGCGGTATTACTGGTTTACCCGCTTTTTGAGGACAATCCCTATACACTGGGTATTTCCAACCTGATCGCCATTAACGTCATCGTGGTGTTGGGGCTCAACCTGTTTATTGGCTATGCGGGCCAGATTTCGCTGGGGCATGCCGCGTTTTTCGGGCTTGGTGCCTACGGATCTGCCATCGCCACCACCACTTTTGGCATATCACCCTGGCCTGCCATGTTGCTGGTGGCAACGGTTGTTGGCCTGATGGCACTGGTGCTGGGTATTCCTATATTGCGGCTCTCAGGTCATTATCTGGCCATGGCCACGCTCGGCTTTAATTTTACGGTGCACGCGGTTTTTCTGGAGTGGGATGAGCTCACCGGCGGGCCCAGCGGTTTCTACGGCATCCCTTATCTTGGTTTTGGTGATTTTCGTTTTGATGATGAGGTGCGGCTTCATTATTTGCTCTGGGGCTGCGCCATACTCTGTCTGCTGCTCTGCCTGAATCTGGTTCGAAGCGGTGTTGGCCGTGGCTTTGCAGCATTGGCTGAGGATGAGACCGCCGCCGCGGCGCTTGGAGTCGATACCCGTAGCGCCAAGGTGAAAGTGTTTGTGCTGTCAGCGGTGATGGCCTCGTTTGCAGGTTCACTCTTTGCCCACTGTTACTCGTTTATCAGCCCGGACTCGTTTGGCATTTTCACCTCTACAGATATGGTCATCATGGTGGTTGTCGGCGGTATGGGCTCTATATGGGGGTCTCTCTTGGGAGCCGGGTTGATCACCATCCTTCCGGAGTTCATGGACATATTCGAAACCTATAAGGATTTCGTGCACGGTGCGATTCTGGTGCTGGTGCTGATGTTTCTGCCCCAGGGGCTGGTAAGCGGTATCGCTCATGAGTTCAGGGTGAGAATGACTTTGCGAAAACATGCAAAAGACCAGGCAGCCGGGAAGAAGGTGGAACACAACACTCAATTGAAAAACAGTGATATGTCCCGGAGCATTTATAAGGAGGGGCAGAAAAATGTTGCAGCTTGA
- a CDS encoding ABC transporter ATP-binding protein: MLQLDGLSKNFGGLPALSQVSFTVPEAKLTALIGPNGAGKSTLIHCITGVLPSSGGSIFFKDQEITGLSAHQISQLGISRTFQNLRLFPRLDVLNNVLTGLTNQGGTSMLMAMLRLPYLRHRERQLKLKALEALDRFELGEKASWPAEVLAYGDKKRVELARAIVGKPDLLLLDEPVAGLNSQETAAVGEQLKMLRRKGHTILLVEHDMELVMDIADQVVVLDSGRCIAIGTPEEVRKNPLVLEAYLGKMEATA, from the coding sequence ATGTTGCAGCTTGATGGTCTCTCAAAAAACTTTGGCGGCCTGCCTGCCCTGTCTCAAGTCTCGTTTACGGTGCCTGAGGCAAAATTAACAGCGCTGATCGGTCCCAACGGAGCAGGGAAATCGACCCTGATACATTGCATAACAGGGGTGTTGCCCTCATCCGGTGGCTCTATTTTTTTCAAAGACCAGGAGATTACAGGATTATCGGCTCACCAGATCAGTCAACTGGGGATAAGCCGCACCTTCCAGAATCTGAGGCTCTTTCCCAGGCTGGATGTACTGAACAATGTGCTGACGGGTCTGACCAACCAGGGCGGAACCTCAATGCTGATGGCCATGCTGCGACTGCCGTATCTCAGGCATCGTGAGCGACAGTTGAAACTCAAGGCGCTGGAAGCGCTGGATCGCTTCGAGCTCGGCGAAAAGGCGAGCTGGCCTGCTGAGGTGTTGGCCTATGGAGATAAAAAGCGGGTGGAATTGGCCCGGGCAATAGTCGGTAAACCCGATTTGTTACTTCTCGATGAACCGGTGGCTGGGCTGAACAGCCAGGAAACGGCCGCAGTGGGTGAACAGCTGAAAATGCTTCGACGCAAAGGCCACACCATCCTGCTGGTGGAGCACGATATGGAACTGGTGATGGATATCGCCGATCAGGTGGTGGTGCTGGACAGCGGTCGCTGCATTGCAATCGGTACCCCTGAAGAGGTGCGGAAAAATCCACTGGTGCTGGAAGCGTACCTGGGGAAAATGGAGGCCACTGCATAA